The segment AAAGTACGAGGCATACTCTCTCTTCTGACGAAGGATCTTGGATAACTCGCTGTTCATGGGCCTAACGAAACTACTCAGGGACGCGCCGGTATGGACGCTCAACCTGAAACCTGGATGCTGTCGGCGCGTTCACTGGAGTAGTCTGGTTGGGCCCTATCATCGTGGAAAGACTTCAAAATCCACGGTCGCAGGGTGGTCAGCCAGGACAACGGGTTTGGCAGTGGTACCAGTTTTGGGATGGAACAACGCCACACTGTATCGACCGGCAGGCACTCCACGAATCGTGAACCGGCCTTGAGCGTCTGTAACCGCGAAGTAGGGGGACGAAAACACACCAACGTATGCGGAGTTCCACGGATGGAGATCACACCTGAAAAGCACCGGCAACTCCGGCTGTGCAAAAGTTCGCGATACGGTATCTCGCCCTGGAGTTACGGAAAAGTCTGCACCCGCGTTGAGCATCGCATGAAAACTGCAAATCGTGCCGTCTGAGCATTTGAACAGCAACGGTTCGCCGACACGAACGCCCACAACATACGGCTGAAACAGCCCATTCGTATGGTCCAGGACTGTCGTTGTGCCTGATGCGGCAAAGGTCGTGTTGGTGAAGTCGCCTTGGAGGTAAATGAGCACATGCTGGAGTCCACCGTCGGAGCCAACTTCATAGTGGCGAGTCTTCATCCCCTTCGGA is part of the Verrucomicrobiales bacterium genome and harbors:
- a CDS encoding carboxypeptidase regulatory-like domain-containing protein encodes the protein MNTIKMILALVVGSVAVESSAGDITGQVTLKGKPRPERAVDLRSDSAIAAQYPKGMKTRHYEVGSDGGLQHVLIYLQGDFTNTTFAASGTTTVLDHTNGLFQPYVVGVRVGEPLLFKCSDGTICSFHAMLNAGADFSVTPGRDTVSRTFAQPELPVLFRCDLHPWNSAYVGVFSSPYFAVTDAQGRFTIRGVPAGRYSVALFHPKTGTTAKPVVLADHPATVDFEVFPR